From a region of the Listeria monocytogenes ATCC 19117 genome:
- a CDS encoding SpaA isopeptide-forming pilin-related protein, producing MKNIRHWKKLVIAMVIGLLVFQNVSPVLATMTDDETAKTTLKITKEDKDTKEKINGSTFEIKNKETGETNDLTISANGEATMDSLSPGDYLVKEKVAPKGYTLDEKEYSVTLAEKEEVITSVSAKVQEETTKEATTPTPVKKATQNANLKAAITDNIFNKVTLKDGNGDEINTSDRIQNGSGVVLNMNFAFSGKNYKAGDTFTTVLPDAFNFGNKNLSGNFLPSTEAEWTLDVTTRELTITFLKDGIQEGDYDVNISTAFKVFTSTEETIQEVVFKTAGKDTVYQIEVVPVVNYPTTVGITANPGVVNPTKGQVDAKFNLTKEKDAKGELKLNDYASGGTTTIDKDTIKVYSSDVSAGGTFIGTKKLLVEGTDYTLTYSATSLTVTLNGGLAGKGYQVTYDRTINKPSDSLSYMSTQAYTVGDSGTLSSNSAYVYLTMTNYKHIEKKATYNGSTQSIDWKINFNFDQDEISPSTVLTDVLADNDVEYVADSLKIKRVTFNATNGSPIVGGDASSDWTTSAISANGNFNLTYKNTNTNAYEITYSTKITDFSDRKIKNEITDENGVSADATIAIQPDLLKKEAGTIDYFNNTMTWKITANSDRIKMGNLNITDEFSTGVKALKSYTVRAYTDNINSVLLTEGKDYTIDKDVTPAGFYIQLIGDYATTDKKIVVDFVTEIDLSDVTKTIDNKASISYYDGGIIKYVDDVKASMTPDPAMMTNGGKYGSYNSTTGNIDWIVSVNAMAKNYDNLIFDDAIPTGLTYVEGSLQYRNVASTSEMMNLYIPLNSVGTVAKTGDKNYPTKVDTTGNKLHLEFANLENSRVFIKYSTKPNENWYFYSYVQNTAKVSDNGVGEKSYSYQAYASKLYNAMTKTATIDPSFDNKVNWVVTLNNISADRPINNPTITDTMKTGTTGAQVVKSSFKVINETTGEDIDSKYYDITYTDNNFTIQFKDYKATAPIKVTYSTISLMSGLVSNTATTASPDYGSLPMTYKSRTTSISPAFTIGSGSGTATIGSLEITKVDKKDNTKKLAGAKFQLYTLEGDKAGQEATTDTDGKIVMDGLQSGKYKLVETEAPTGYTISDEYKDGKEITVTADAVTNVTIENTEQTGSAVLLKEDSVTKDAIAGAEFELQNADGTKVAENLVSNADGKIEVTDLAPGDYQFVETKAPTGYVLDATPSEFTIEFNQEAAVIVTKENTAKTGSVVLTKEDSVTKATIAGAEFDLQKADGTKVSENLVTDADGKIEANDLAPGDYQFVETKAAAGYVLDATPSEFTIEFNQDKAAVVTKENTAKSGSVVLTKQDSATKAALSDAEFELQTATGTKVKDNLTTNASGEIEVADLAPGDYKFIETKAPTGYELDATPVTFTIEFNQSTAVKVTKENVAKTGSVVLTKLDSKSRSNLAGAEFELQTKLGVSLKDKVVTEANGQLQIDNLAPGDYQLVETKAPTGYELDATPVEFTIEFNQKDAVQVTKTNKMSTGSVVLTKTDGQTKAPLADATFKLVDADNNVTENLTTDASGKLEITNLAPGDYQLIETKAPKGYELDTVPVDVKISFNQNQVLQVTKTNIKTVVSGKVIAEFVDTKGNVLAEQEIHAGLVGEKYVTKAKSIAGYKLTKDPTNKVGIYKEADQKVTFVYEKNKSPLVVDPTKPIKPSKPTKPSANPSKQATVKKAQSLPSTGDNSLANLIITGLFASTLGLFLLRKSKKVND from the coding sequence GTGAAAAATATCAGACACTGGAAGAAGCTAGTTATTGCAATGGTTATCGGATTACTAGTATTCCAAAACGTTTCACCTGTACTAGCTACAATGACAGACGATGAAACGGCAAAAACAACATTAAAAATCACCAAAGAAGATAAAGATACAAAAGAAAAAATCAATGGTTCTACCTTTGAGATAAAGAATAAAGAAACGGGCGAAACAAACGATTTAACAATCAGCGCGAATGGTGAAGCGACTATGGATTCACTTTCACCTGGTGACTATCTTGTTAAAGAAAAAGTTGCGCCAAAAGGTTACACACTAGATGAAAAAGAATATAGTGTAACTTTAGCAGAAAAAGAAGAAGTGATTACTTCGGTTTCAGCAAAAGTGCAAGAAGAAACAACAAAAGAAGCAACAACACCAACACCGGTTAAAAAAGCAACACAAAATGCAAATCTAAAAGCTGCTATTACAGACAATATTTTTAACAAAGTAACGCTAAAAGATGGTAATGGCGATGAAATCAACACTTCAGACCGAATTCAAAATGGTAGCGGTGTTGTGCTTAACATGAACTTTGCGTTTTCTGGGAAAAATTATAAAGCGGGAGATACGTTTACAACTGTTTTACCAGATGCTTTCAACTTTGGGAACAAAAATTTAAGTGGTAACTTCTTACCATCTACAGAAGCAGAATGGACGCTTGACGTTACAACGCGTGAACTTACGATTACTTTCTTAAAAGATGGCATTCAAGAAGGCGATTATGATGTGAATATCAGTACAGCCTTCAAAGTGTTTACCTCAACAGAAGAAACGATACAGGAAGTTGTTTTCAAGACAGCTGGGAAAGATACTGTTTATCAAATCGAAGTTGTACCAGTAGTTAACTACCCAACAACTGTAGGAATTACGGCGAATCCAGGGGTAGTAAATCCGACAAAAGGTCAAGTAGATGCCAAGTTCAACTTAACAAAAGAAAAAGATGCTAAGGGTGAGCTGAAACTTAATGATTATGCTTCCGGTGGAACAACAACTATTGATAAAGATACCATCAAAGTATATTCGAGTGATGTTAGTGCTGGGGGAACCTTCATAGGTACGAAAAAATTACTTGTAGAAGGCACAGATTATACGCTAACTTATTCCGCAACTTCTCTAACTGTTACGTTAAACGGTGGGCTTGCTGGGAAAGGCTACCAAGTAACATATGACCGCACAATCAATAAACCAAGTGATTCACTTTCTTATATGTCTACACAAGCTTATACAGTAGGCGATTCAGGAACATTATCAAGCAACTCCGCTTATGTTTACCTGACAATGACAAATTATAAGCATATCGAGAAAAAAGCTACTTACAACGGCTCAACACAAAGTATTGATTGGAAAATTAACTTTAACTTTGATCAAGACGAAATATCTCCTTCAACAGTGCTTACCGATGTTTTAGCGGATAATGATGTCGAATATGTAGCAGATTCACTTAAAATTAAACGAGTAACTTTTAACGCAACGAATGGATCGCCAATCGTTGGAGGTGACGCTTCAAGTGATTGGACAACTTCAGCAATCTCGGCAAATGGGAATTTTAATTTAACGTATAAAAACACAAACACAAACGCATATGAAATCACTTATTCCACGAAAATCACGGACTTTAGTGATCGTAAAATTAAAAATGAAATTACAGATGAAAATGGTGTTTCCGCTGACGCAACGATCGCGATTCAACCAGATTTACTGAAAAAAGAAGCTGGAACAATTGACTATTTTAATAACACGATGACATGGAAAATCACTGCCAACTCTGACAGAATTAAGATGGGGAATCTTAATATCACAGATGAATTTTCTACTGGTGTAAAAGCCCTTAAGAGCTACACTGTTCGTGCCTATACAGATAATATCAATAGCGTCTTATTAACAGAAGGCAAAGATTATACGATTGATAAAGATGTGACACCAGCTGGTTTTTATATCCAACTTATCGGCGATTATGCTACAACAGACAAAAAAATTGTAGTTGATTTCGTCACAGAAATTGACCTTTCTGATGTAACAAAAACGATTGATAATAAAGCATCCATTTCTTATTACGATGGCGGAATTATCAAGTATGTTGATGATGTAAAAGCTTCCATGACACCAGACCCAGCTATGATGACAAATGGTGGTAAATACGGATCGTACAACTCTACTACGGGGAATATCGATTGGATTGTATCTGTAAATGCTATGGCGAAAAACTATGACAACTTAATTTTTGATGATGCTATTCCAACTGGATTAACATACGTAGAAGGCTCACTACAATATCGTAATGTAGCTTCCACAAGTGAGATGATGAATTTATACATCCCGCTTAACTCTGTTGGAACAGTAGCTAAAACAGGTGATAAAAACTACCCAACAAAAGTCGATACTACTGGGAATAAACTACATTTAGAATTCGCTAACTTGGAGAATTCACGCGTATTTATTAAATACAGTACCAAACCAAACGAAAACTGGTATTTCTACTCCTACGTACAAAACACTGCGAAGGTGAGCGATAATGGAGTAGGCGAAAAATCTTACAGTTACCAAGCATACGCAAGCAAACTTTATAATGCGATGACAAAAACGGCTACTATTGATCCATCTTTTGATAATAAAGTTAACTGGGTTGTTACACTGAACAATATCTCTGCAGATCGTCCTATTAACAATCCAACAATTACAGATACAATGAAAACAGGAACAACAGGAGCGCAAGTAGTAAAAAGTAGCTTTAAAGTAATCAATGAAACGACGGGTGAAGATATTGACTCAAAATATTATGACATCACTTACACAGACAATAATTTCACTATCCAGTTCAAAGACTATAAAGCAACTGCACCAATTAAAGTAACCTATAGTACAATCAGCTTGATGTCTGGGCTTGTTAGTAACACAGCGACAACTGCTTCTCCTGACTACGGTAGTTTACCAATGACATATAAATCAAGAACAACAAGCATATCGCCAGCCTTCACTATTGGTAGTGGTAGCGGGACGGCAACAATTGGTTCACTTGAAATTACCAAAGTGGATAAAAAGGATAATACGAAAAAACTAGCAGGAGCTAAATTCCAACTTTATACGCTTGAAGGTGATAAAGCGGGACAAGAGGCTACCACTGATACAGATGGTAAAATCGTGATGGATGGCCTTCAATCTGGGAAATATAAACTAGTTGAGACAGAAGCGCCAACAGGTTACACAATTAGTGATGAATATAAAGACGGTAAAGAAATCACGGTTACGGCCGATGCAGTTACAAACGTTACAATTGAAAACACAGAGCAAACTGGTAGCGCGGTTCTTTTAAAAGAAGATAGTGTAACGAAAGACGCTATCGCAGGAGCAGAATTCGAATTACAAAATGCAGACGGTACAAAAGTCGCTGAAAACTTAGTGTCTAATGCAGATGGTAAAATCGAAGTAACTGACTTAGCGCCAGGCGATTACCAATTTGTAGAAACAAAAGCGCCAACTGGCTATGTATTAGATGCAACGCCAAGCGAATTCACGATTGAATTTAACCAAGAAGCCGCTGTAATTGTTACAAAAGAAAACACAGCGAAAACTGGTAGTGTGGTTCTAACGAAAGAAGATAGTGTAACGAAAGCTACGATAGCCGGAGCGGAATTCGATTTACAAAAAGCAGACGGAACAAAAGTATCCGAAAACTTAGTAACAGACGCAGACGGTAAAATCGAAGCAAACGATTTAGCACCAGGAGACTACCAATTTGTAGAAACGAAAGCTGCGGCTGGCTATGTATTAGATGCAACGCCAAGCGAATTCACGATTGAATTTAACCAAGACAAAGCAGCTGTCGTAACAAAAGAAAACACAGCAAAATCTGGCAGCGTAGTTCTAACAAAACAAGATAGTGCAACAAAAGCTGCGTTATCTGATGCGGAATTTGAACTACAAACTGCCACTGGAACTAAAGTAAAAGATAATTTAACAACGAATGCAAGTGGTGAGATAGAAGTAGCTGATTTAGCACCAGGCGATTACAAGTTCATTGAAACCAAAGCACCAACAGGCTACGAATTAGATGCCACACCGGTTACTTTTACCATCGAATTTAACCAATCGACTGCAGTCAAAGTAACAAAAGAAAATGTTGCGAAAACTGGTAGTGTGGTCTTAACTAAGCTAGATAGTAAATCAAGAAGTAATTTAGCTGGTGCAGAGTTCGAATTACAAACAAAACTTGGTGTCAGTTTGAAAGATAAAGTAGTGACAGAAGCAAACGGTCAACTGCAAATTGATAACTTAGCACCAGGCGACTACCAATTAGTAGAAACGAAAGCTCCAACAGGTTATGAGCTTGATGCAACACCAGTTGAATTCACCATTGAATTTAACCAAAAAGATGCAGTTCAAGTGACTAAAACAAATAAAATGTCTACTGGATCTGTTGTGTTAACTAAGACTGATGGGCAAACAAAAGCCCCTCTTGCAGATGCAACGTTTAAATTAGTAGACGCAGATAATAACGTCACAGAAAATCTAACAACAGATGCTTCTGGTAAACTGGAAATAACTAATCTAGCCCCTGGTGATTATCAATTAATTGAAACGAAAGCACCAAAAGGTTATGAATTAGATACCGTTCCAGTCGATGTGAAAATCAGTTTTAATCAAAATCAAGTGCTTCAAGTAACTAAAACAAATATTAAAACAGTTGTAAGCGGCAAGGTAATAGCTGAATTTGTTGATACAAAAGGAAATGTATTAGCAGAACAAGAGATTCATGCAGGTTTAGTCGGGGAGAAATATGTAACTAAAGCGAAATCTATCGCGGGTTATAAACTAACGAAAGACCCTACGAATAAAGTCGGCATATACAAAGAAGCAGATCAAAAAGTAACCTTTGTATATGAGAAAAATAAATCACCACTCGTTGTCGACCCTACTAAACCAATTAAACCTTCTAAACCAACAAAACCATCAGCAAACCCTTCAAAACAAGCCACAGTGAAAAAAGCACAAAGTCTTCCTTCAACAGGAGATAATTCCCTAGCTAATCTAATCATTACCGGATTATTCGCTAGTACACTAGGACTTTTCTTACTAAGAAAATCCAAAAAAGTAAATGATTAA
- a CDS encoding MucBP domain-containing protein: protein MSHLKKLVSILICTLLIVSFLPFSVWANSQERDGTDVEEITTKEKVTQETTSNETTSEPLKETTVNEAINTKSFPTGNYSGDFSINSQKDVIESGQTVNYNIYLKITGPNTTYQNAKLVINLPKNGEFNQSLNELKIAGETPSYNKTTRQLVYTYQTLNSGVVDKVILKLTTKNGYTPNGTKLVVTGELSADNLLGKVTEQAETTVNATATTALSNDFTRVENSINNNPSQGDIGIWSFNLNIPKKSTGSLFMEEGKKIVIEYILADKLDYLGVAGDTPEPTKVEGQKLTWEIAAPTYLEQEKANSLLNKTFQIRTFFQTTIPNFATVENKAVATTNFVTLADSIVDTSKASVSVSASDPATIPPTIGSVYAPAHRGPVDANWGIATVTGNPDIKAYDTAKLGFSLMLNSAMNDSPSYDFLYYDAYYNIDDNLNLDYFQSGDFYFKPNVNYPGWAQLKKSPKYNLLVKYDGDSDWTTLKEDVELSKMYSRKDLGIPDDKHVSKVWLHFTYAPAGMYAANLSFFTTVKEGYVGEVRNSTQINMYGADSQGYIHYYDDTNPWPEAWKNYAGDRTAQIIPQPTGKNKFVQGSVAFDDTDGNLINIGDNSISVNLESNKASISRLKGPFEAVVLLPSGVKMKKTEQNDFNVTVLNENYQNAGRQLLKVKWDKKTLLPAEKLTAKINVSVAKDTPSNMTVEMFGFLQETDFNVPEVTGTPTISDTKMEIDSDDINQNGNSEESRITSGNHYILNTSNHLKISKKAKGNRDKEYSGLANATTNSIVSYQLSLENDSDEKIANMVLMDVLPSENDLGITDNSERGSKFNLELTKAVAIPNEWKDKVDVKYSTAKNPKRAGVLDKHTIYPTGSEPLVDNAEATEADWLTASEVQDWSKIYSFKMELKEGIEWIPGKSMKIQFDLKTPKKNQIDKGFLNQQTKKEDRAAWNSFAVAVNNSQVIEPAQVGVALDDSVAPVTVQYVDQNHKQIASPETLTGAYGEKFTAKQKKITNYTLVKTPANVSGTFNEKAQTVTFVYQKVTAGNIIVDYVDKNGEKLADSIVLTGKLNSSYRTSAKKISGYKLYQTPKNASGKFLNSSQKVTYVYEKTSALSVSSNERAGNVKKSEKLPQTGDSKKTNLWFILGMLLLSSAFVLAKKR, encoded by the coding sequence GTGAGTCATTTGAAAAAATTAGTATCTATATTAATTTGTACTTTGCTGATAGTTTCATTTCTTCCATTTTCAGTTTGGGCAAATAGTCAAGAAAGGGATGGAACGGACGTAGAAGAAATAACTACGAAAGAAAAGGTTACGCAGGAAACGACTTCAAATGAAACTACTTCAGAGCCTTTAAAAGAGACCACAGTCAATGAAGCAATAAACACAAAATCATTTCCAACTGGGAATTATTCAGGGGACTTTAGTATTAATTCTCAAAAAGATGTGATTGAATCTGGTCAGACGGTAAACTATAACATTTATTTAAAAATTACTGGACCAAACACAACATACCAAAATGCTAAATTAGTAATCAATTTACCAAAAAACGGGGAATTTAATCAATCATTAAATGAACTTAAGATTGCGGGAGAAACGCCAAGTTATAACAAAACAACTCGTCAGCTCGTTTACACATATCAAACACTGAACAGTGGTGTTGTTGATAAAGTGATTCTTAAGCTGACTACGAAAAATGGCTACACACCAAATGGAACGAAATTAGTAGTAACAGGTGAATTAAGTGCAGATAATTTACTTGGAAAAGTAACCGAACAGGCTGAAACAACTGTCAACGCAACAGCCACAACAGCTTTATCAAATGATTTTACTAGGGTAGAAAATAGCATCAATAATAATCCGAGTCAAGGTGATATCGGGATTTGGTCTTTCAACCTAAATATTCCGAAAAAGTCTACAGGAAGCCTTTTTATGGAAGAAGGTAAGAAGATTGTTATTGAGTATATATTGGCAGATAAGCTAGATTACTTAGGTGTAGCAGGAGATACACCAGAACCAACGAAGGTCGAAGGACAAAAACTAACTTGGGAAATTGCAGCACCTACATATTTGGAACAAGAAAAAGCAAACAGTTTACTTAACAAGACTTTCCAAATTAGAACGTTCTTCCAAACTACTATACCAAATTTTGCAACGGTGGAAAATAAAGCTGTTGCAACAACGAACTTTGTTACTTTGGCTGATAGCATTGTAGATACATCCAAAGCATCTGTTTCAGTTTCAGCAAGTGACCCAGCGACAATCCCGCCAACTATTGGAAGTGTTTATGCTCCAGCACACAGAGGCCCGGTGGATGCGAATTGGGGAATCGCTACTGTGACCGGAAATCCTGATATAAAAGCATATGATACTGCTAAATTAGGCTTTAGTTTGATGTTAAATTCGGCGATGAATGATTCACCTTCGTACGACTTCCTTTATTATGATGCTTACTACAATATAGATGATAATTTAAATTTGGATTACTTCCAGAGCGGCGATTTTTACTTTAAACCAAATGTTAATTACCCTGGTTGGGCGCAACTAAAGAAATCACCTAAGTATAATTTACTCGTGAAATATGATGGTGATAGCGACTGGACGACACTAAAAGAAGATGTAGAACTGAGCAAAATGTATTCGAGAAAAGATCTTGGGATTCCAGATGATAAGCACGTGAGTAAAGTATGGCTTCATTTCACGTATGCTCCAGCTGGAATGTATGCTGCTAATCTATCTTTCTTTACAACAGTCAAAGAAGGTTATGTAGGTGAGGTTAGAAATAGTACACAAATCAACATGTACGGAGCGGATAGTCAAGGCTATATCCATTATTATGACGATACAAATCCTTGGCCGGAAGCTTGGAAAAATTATGCAGGAGACCGAACAGCGCAAATAATTCCGCAACCTACTGGTAAAAATAAATTTGTACAAGGATCAGTTGCGTTTGATGATACCGATGGGAATTTAATCAACATAGGTGATAATTCTATTTCTGTTAATTTAGAAAGCAATAAAGCTTCTATTTCACGATTAAAAGGTCCTTTTGAAGCAGTGGTTTTGTTACCTTCAGGGGTCAAAATGAAAAAAACGGAGCAAAATGACTTTAATGTAACAGTGTTGAACGAGAATTACCAAAACGCAGGGCGTCAATTACTAAAAGTCAAATGGGATAAAAAGACGCTTTTACCAGCAGAAAAATTAACGGCAAAAATTAATGTGAGTGTTGCAAAAGACACACCTAGTAATATGACTGTTGAGATGTTTGGTTTCTTGCAGGAGACAGATTTTAATGTGCCGGAAGTGACTGGAACTCCAACCATTTCTGATACAAAAATGGAAATTGACTCAGATGACATTAATCAAAATGGGAATTCGGAAGAGTCTAGAATCACATCGGGAAACCATTACATTTTAAATACGAGTAATCATTTGAAAATTAGTAAAAAAGCTAAGGGTAATCGCGATAAAGAATACAGCGGATTGGCAAATGCCACAACAAATTCCATTGTTTCATATCAATTGTCACTGGAAAATGATTCAGATGAAAAAATAGCTAATATGGTTTTAATGGATGTTTTACCAAGTGAAAATGATTTAGGAATTACAGATAACAGCGAACGTGGTAGTAAATTCAACTTGGAGCTAACGAAAGCAGTGGCAATTCCAAATGAATGGAAAGATAAGGTTGACGTAAAATATAGTACTGCCAAAAACCCTAAACGTGCGGGCGTTCTTGATAAGCACACGATTTATCCAACTGGTTCAGAGCCTCTAGTTGATAACGCAGAAGCAACGGAAGCAGATTGGTTAACCGCATCAGAAGTACAAGATTGGTCCAAAATTTACTCTTTTAAAATGGAATTAAAAGAAGGTATTGAGTGGATTCCTGGGAAATCCATGAAAATTCAATTTGATTTAAAAACACCAAAGAAAAACCAAATAGATAAGGGATTTTTAAATCAGCAAACAAAAAAAGAAGACCGAGCAGCATGGAATTCATTTGCTGTGGCTGTAAATAATTCTCAAGTAATTGAGCCGGCCCAAGTAGGAGTGGCTTTAGATGATAGTGTTGCGCCAGTTACGGTGCAATATGTTGATCAAAACCATAAACAAATTGCCAGCCCAGAAACATTAACAGGAGCTTACGGAGAAAAATTCACTGCAAAACAGAAAAAAATTACTAACTACACCCTTGTAAAAACACCCGCGAATGTAAGTGGAACATTTAACGAAAAAGCACAGACAGTTACTTTTGTTTATCAAAAAGTGACAGCCGGAAACATCATTGTCGATTATGTCGATAAGAATGGTGAAAAATTAGCTGATTCGATTGTTTTAACAGGAAAATTAAATTCAAGTTATCGAACTTCGGCCAAAAAAATCTCGGGATATAAATTGTATCAAACACCTAAAAATGCATCGGGGAAATTTTTGAATAGCTCACAAAAAGTAACTTATGTGTATGAAAAAACTAGCGCTTTATCAGTTTCTTCTAATGAAAGAGCTGGAAATGTGAAAAAATCGGAAAAACTGCCACAAACGGGAGATTCTAAGAAAACTAATTTATGGTTTATTCTTGGAATGCTCTTACTTTCAAGTGCTTTTGTACTTGCAAAGAAAAGATGA
- a CDS encoding siphovirus Gp157 family protein produces MKLYELTDNYLKVQEFLEENNTDAVKDTLDALTDSFHDKSENIVKLIKSLAADAEMAGIEAKRLLKRKQALENNVQNLKNYLQTEMERMEIRKINSTLFTIQIQKNPPSVEIVEEALLKSFFLLQEPKIDKKRIAEILKSGEEVKGARLVESESIRIR; encoded by the coding sequence ATGAAACTATATGAACTAACCGATAATTATTTAAAAGTACAAGAATTTTTGGAAGAAAATAATACTGATGCTGTGAAAGATACGTTAGATGCGCTTACTGATAGTTTTCATGATAAATCAGAGAATATTGTTAAACTTATTAAGTCTTTAGCTGCTGATGCTGAAATGGCGGGAATAGAAGCGAAACGACTTTTAAAACGAAAACAAGCACTAGAAAATAATGTTCAAAATTTAAAAAACTATTTACAAACAGAGATGGAACGAATGGAAATTAGAAAAATAAACAGTACACTTTTTACAATTCAAATACAAAAGAATCCACCAAGTGTGGAAATAGTGGAAGAAGCTTTGCTAAAATCGTTCTTTTTACTACAAGAACCTAAAATTGATAAAAAGCGAATTGCAGAGATACTAAAATCTGGTGAGGAAGTAAAGGGTGCTAGATTAGTTGAAAGCGAATCGATTCGAATAAGATAA
- the srtB gene encoding class B sortase, protein MKIKSFLGKSLTLVVLVVFLFSGWKIGMELYENKHNQTILDDAKAVYTKDVATTNVNGEVRDELRDLQKLNKDMVGWLTIADTEIDYPILQSTDNDYYLHHNYKNEKARAGSIFKDYRNTNEFLDKNTIIYGHNMKDGSMFADLRKYLDKDFLAAHPTFSYESGLANYEVEIFAVYETTTDFYYIETEFPETTDFEDYLQKVKQQSMYKLNVKVSGKDRIITLSTCDTEKDYEKGRMVIQGKLVTK, encoded by the coding sequence GTGAAAATAAAATCGTTTTTGGGGAAAAGTTTGACCTTGGTTGTGTTAGTGGTTTTTCTTTTTTCTGGATGGAAAATTGGAATGGAACTGTATGAAAATAAGCATAACCAGACAATCCTAGATGATGCGAAAGCTGTTTACACAAAAGATGTTGCTACTACAAATGTGAATGGTGAAGTACGTGATGAGCTTAGAGATTTGCAAAAATTAAATAAAGATATGGTTGGGTGGCTGACGATTGCAGATACGGAAATAGATTATCCAATTTTGCAAAGTACGGATAATGATTACTATTTACATCACAATTATAAAAATGAAAAAGCACGAGCGGGCAGTATTTTTAAAGATTATCGGAATACGAATGAGTTTTTGGATAAAAATACGATCATTTATGGGCATAATATGAAAGACGGATCCATGTTTGCGGATTTACGTAAATACTTGGACAAAGATTTTTTGGCGGCTCATCCAACGTTTTCCTATGAATCGGGCTTGGCGAATTATGAAGTGGAAATCTTTGCTGTGTATGAAACGACGACTGATTTTTATTACATTGAAACAGAATTTCCGGAAACAACTGATTTTGAGGATTATTTACAAAAAGTGAAACAACAATCTATGTATAAATTAAATGTAAAAGTTAGTGGAAAGGACCGAATTATAACACTTTCAACTTGCGATACAGAAAAAGATTATGAAAAAGGACGGATGGTTATTCAAGGAAAATTAGTAACAAAATGA
- a CDS encoding ABC transporter ATP-binding protein produces MEVRDVNFSYNGTDAILKNVSFTIQKNKINTIVGPNGSGKSTLLEILARLLSPDSGDVLLEGKSIFEWKAKEFAQNVAIVHQNNVLPNELTVKELLYFGRLPYKNWRMTRTKADDLAVEQALMQTELTEKAEKFVDSLSGGERQRVFIATALVQDTPILLLDEPTTFLDMYFQLEILELVKRLNQEKNLTIVMILHDLNQALMYSDHLIVMKNGKVVAKGVPGELLTTELIAETYGVVAKVLNDANTGKYIVPQKRKEF; encoded by the coding sequence ATGGAAGTAAGGGACGTTAATTTTAGTTATAATGGAACGGATGCGATTTTAAAAAATGTCTCCTTTACTATCCAGAAAAATAAAATCAATACGATTGTTGGGCCAAATGGTAGTGGGAAATCTACTTTGTTAGAAATTTTGGCTAGACTCCTTTCGCCTGATTCTGGTGATGTTTTACTAGAAGGGAAATCGATTTTTGAATGGAAAGCAAAAGAATTTGCGCAAAATGTAGCGATTGTTCATCAAAATAACGTTCTTCCGAATGAACTAACGGTGAAGGAATTGCTTTACTTTGGTCGTCTACCTTATAAAAATTGGCGAATGACTCGGACGAAGGCGGATGATCTGGCTGTTGAGCAGGCTTTGATGCAAACGGAGCTAACTGAAAAAGCGGAGAAATTTGTTGATAGTCTTTCTGGAGGAGAGCGGCAGCGTGTTTTTATAGCAACAGCATTGGTTCAAGATACACCTATTTTGCTGTTGGACGAGCCGACGACATTTCTGGACATGTATTTTCAACTAGAAATTTTAGAGTTAGTAAAACGGTTAAATCAAGAAAAAAATTTGACTATTGTAATGATTTTGCATGACTTAAACCAAGCGTTGATGTATAGTGACCATTTGATTGTGATGAAAAATGGGAAAGTGGTTGCAAAAGGAGTACCAGGAGAATTACTAACAACGGAGCTGATTGCTGAAACTTATGGTGTAGTTGCGAAGGTTTTAAACGATGCGAACACTGGGAAATACATTGTTCCTCAAAAGCGAAAGGAGTTTTAA